The Miltoncostaea oceani genome includes a region encoding these proteins:
- a CDS encoding ARPP-1 family domain-containing protein — MRLDQTDPPQAGDVVAHDGVCVLPLFPRRAPVAGYTTLDAALADGFRITEIDDAGDVGRLRVTNPTTAAVLLYDGQGVVGAKQDRILDVTVLVAPGSTVTVPVSCVEQGRWRHSTPAFAAAGHTSHPELRRRKAERLSERMSPGAAQHEVWAAVAQKSERLGVRSPTAAQSDVFADRAPDLDRLAARFPAQAGQCGMVLGLAGAPVCVDLLSRPDAFAALYPILLRGYLMDAIEHLGGAATTADALEGFLAAVTAADVRPGPAVGLGRDLRLAGPGVVGSGLALDDEVLQLSAYAVAVT; from the coding sequence ATGAGACTCGACCAGACCGATCCACCGCAGGCCGGTGACGTCGTCGCCCACGACGGCGTGTGCGTGCTGCCGCTGTTCCCGCGCCGCGCCCCCGTCGCGGGCTACACGACCCTCGACGCCGCCCTCGCCGACGGGTTCCGCATCACGGAGATCGACGATGCCGGCGACGTCGGCCGCCTGCGCGTGACCAACCCCACCACCGCGGCGGTGCTGCTCTACGACGGCCAGGGGGTCGTCGGCGCCAAGCAGGACCGCATCCTCGACGTGACCGTCCTCGTCGCGCCCGGGTCGACGGTCACCGTCCCCGTCTCGTGCGTCGAGCAGGGCCGCTGGCGCCACTCCACCCCGGCCTTCGCCGCCGCCGGCCACACGAGCCACCCCGAGCTGCGGCGCCGCAAGGCGGAGCGGCTGTCGGAGCGCATGTCGCCGGGTGCGGCGCAGCACGAGGTGTGGGCGGCGGTCGCCCAGAAGTCCGAGCGGCTCGGGGTGCGGTCGCCGACGGCGGCGCAGTCCGACGTGTTCGCGGACCGCGCGCCCGACCTCGACCGCCTCGCCGCCCGCTTCCCGGCGCAGGCCGGCCAGTGCGGGATGGTGCTGGGGCTGGCGGGCGCCCCGGTCTGCGTCGATCTGTTGTCCCGTCCCGACGCGTTCGCGGCGCTGTACCCCATCCTGCTGCGCGGCTACCTCATGGACGCGATCGAGCACCTCGGCGGTGCCGCGACGACCGCGGACGCCCTCGAGGGGTTCCTCGCCGCCGTCACCGCCGCCGACGTGCGGCCCGGTCCCGCCGTCGGGCTCGGTCGGGACCTGCGCCTCGCCGGCCCGGGGGTGGTGGGCTCCGGCCTCGCCCTCGACGACGAGGTGCTCCAGCTCTCGGCCTACGCCGTGGCGGTCACCTGA
- a CDS encoding ImmA/IrrE family metallo-endopeptidase, with product MRLRDRHAEVFGPAGPPVPVESIAEDLLGLHVDEAPLPVSGLLLPARREVWLNADEARQSPARRRFTLAHEIGHWVCQVREGRGAPIHCRLEPGGPPVADPLEREANVFAAELLMPEDAVRAMFASGTAVDALGTAFGVSPPAMGWRLYNLGLVDRPPPPA from the coding sequence GTGCGGCTCCGCGACCGGCACGCCGAGGTGTTCGGGCCCGCCGGTCCGCCGGTGCCGGTGGAGTCGATCGCCGAGGACCTCCTCGGCCTGCACGTCGACGAGGCGCCGCTGCCGGTCTCGGGTCTGCTGCTGCCCGCCCGCCGGGAGGTGTGGCTGAACGCCGACGAGGCCCGCCAGAGCCCGGCCCGGCGACGGTTCACGCTCGCCCACGAGATCGGCCACTGGGTCTGCCAGGTGCGCGAGGGCAGGGGCGCGCCGATCCACTGCCGCCTCGAGCCCGGCGGGCCGCCGGTCGCCGACCCCCTGGAGCGCGAGGCCAACGTCTTCGCCGCCGAGCTGTTGATGCCCGAGGACGCCGTCCGCGCGATGTTCGCGTCGGGGACCGCCGTGGACGCGCTGGGGACGGCCTTCGGCGTCTCGCCACCCGCGATGGGCTGGCGGCTCTACAACCTCGGCCTCGTGGACCGGCCCCCACCCCCGGCGTAA
- a CDS encoding RNA polymerase sigma factor, giving the protein MTTDESDAEDDRLLARDDLGALFARHYDDLVVHARMRMGAAGAEDVVQAALLRTLRELRGGRRYTIPFRAVVHQHVRWACGDAFGETPPGSLPDGWDVADPRAADAYEAVDARLLVEDVLAALPPRDRRVMSLRVIEGLGPEQIAAALDMSRNAVDQALWRARRAIGREWAGG; this is encoded by the coding sequence GTGACCACCGACGAATCGGACGCCGAGGATGACCGCCTGCTCGCCCGGGACGACCTGGGCGCCCTCTTCGCGCGCCACTACGACGACCTCGTCGTCCACGCCCGCATGCGCATGGGGGCCGCGGGGGCCGAGGACGTGGTGCAGGCCGCGCTGCTGCGCACCCTGCGCGAGCTGCGGGGCGGCAGGAGGTACACGATCCCGTTCCGCGCGGTCGTGCACCAGCACGTGCGCTGGGCATGTGGTGACGCGTTCGGGGAGACGCCTCCGGGATCCCTGCCCGACGGGTGGGACGTCGCGGACCCCCGTGCCGCCGACGCATACGAGGCCGTCGACGCACGACTGCTGGTCGAGGACGTCCTCGCGGCGCTGCCGCCGCGGGATCGCCGGGTGATGTCGCTCCGCGTCATCGAGGGGCTCGGACCGGAGCAGATCGCCGCGGCGCTCGACATGAGCCGCAACGCGGTCGACCAGGCGCTCTGGCGCGCCCGGCGGGCGATCGGACGGGAGTGGGCCGGTGGATGA
- a CDS encoding GspE/PulE family protein, with translation MAQQQAAGGTVQAPPRGIGEVLIEMGAITRTVLEGALQRQREEGGRLGEILVAQGSISPEVLGDGLARRLSVPRARLSAGIDPAVLNLLDERSRHRYRVIPIAVEANGTLVLAMADPADVLTLDDLRMMVGRDVRPALALDGEIDAFLNAGSVHADNFLSGLVREAGPTTGNAEDFGNDLAAISGQDAPVVRMVGSVVSRAVEEGASDIHLEAQADEMLVRYRIDGVLRTVAAIPSNLSREVTSRIKVMADMDIAERRVPQDGRVSLTAAGHRLDLRVVTVPTVHGEGVVIRILDTSNAMRKLTEVGFSPETLERFSSCYRRPYGAVLVSGPTGSGKSTTLYGALHALNTGDRKIITVEDPVEYRLAGINQVQVNAKAGLTFATGLRALLRSDPDVIMVGEVRDGETAQIMMQAALTGHLVMATIHTNDAASALTRLTEMGVEPFLSASGVLGVLAQRLARRLCMECRAPVEVPAQTLREFAGTTNLPDGVTDPAVIYRSVGCAACRQTGYKGRLGIYEMLTMSEDIERLTAASAPSSEIRRQARREGMRTMREDGVLKVLAGQTTLNELSRTVA, from the coding sequence ATGGCGCAGCAGCAGGCAGCGGGCGGGACCGTCCAGGCTCCGCCGCGGGGCATCGGCGAGGTCCTGATCGAGATGGGCGCGATCACGCGCACCGTCCTCGAGGGGGCCCTCCAGCGACAGCGCGAGGAGGGTGGACGCCTCGGCGAGATCCTCGTCGCCCAGGGCAGCATCTCCCCCGAGGTGCTCGGCGACGGGCTCGCCCGCCGCCTGAGCGTGCCCCGGGCCCGCCTCTCCGCCGGCATCGACCCCGCCGTGCTGAACCTGCTCGACGAGCGCAGCCGCCACCGCTACCGCGTCATCCCGATCGCCGTCGAGGCCAACGGCACGCTGGTTCTGGCGATGGCCGACCCCGCCGACGTCCTCACGCTCGACGACCTCCGCATGATGGTCGGCCGCGACGTCCGCCCGGCGCTCGCCCTCGACGGCGAGATCGACGCGTTCCTGAACGCCGGCAGCGTCCACGCCGACAACTTCCTGTCGGGGCTCGTCCGCGAGGCCGGCCCCACGACGGGCAACGCCGAGGACTTCGGCAACGACCTCGCGGCGATCAGCGGCCAGGACGCCCCCGTCGTGCGGATGGTGGGCTCCGTCGTCTCGCGCGCCGTGGAGGAGGGCGCCTCCGACATCCACCTCGAGGCGCAGGCCGACGAGATGCTGGTGCGGTACCGCATCGACGGCGTGCTGCGGACGGTCGCGGCGATCCCGTCGAACCTGTCCCGCGAGGTCACGAGCCGCATCAAGGTCATGGCCGACATGGACATCGCGGAGCGCCGCGTGCCGCAGGACGGCCGCGTCAGCCTCACCGCCGCCGGCCACCGGCTCGACCTCCGCGTCGTCACCGTCCCCACCGTGCACGGCGAGGGCGTCGTCATCCGGATCCTCGACACCTCGAACGCGATGCGGAAGCTGACGGAGGTCGGGTTCTCCCCCGAGACCCTCGAGCGCTTCTCGTCCTGCTACCGCCGCCCCTACGGCGCCGTCCTCGTGAGCGGGCCGACCGGCTCGGGCAAGTCGACGACGCTGTACGGCGCCCTGCACGCCCTGAACACCGGTGACCGGAAGATCATCACCGTCGAGGACCCCGTCGAGTACCGCCTCGCCGGCATCAACCAGGTGCAGGTCAACGCGAAGGCCGGGCTGACGTTCGCCACGGGCCTGCGGGCCCTGCTGCGGAGCGACCCCGACGTGATCATGGTCGGCGAGGTCCGCGACGGCGAGACCGCCCAGATCATGATGCAGGCCGCCCTCACCGGTCACCTCGTGATGGCGACGATCCACACCAACGACGCCGCGAGCGCCCTGACGCGCCTCACCGAGATGGGCGTCGAGCCGTTCCTGTCGGCCTCCGGCGTGCTCGGCGTGCTGGCCCAGCGCCTCGCGCGGCGGCTGTGCATGGAGTGCCGCGCCCCGGTGGAGGTCCCCGCCCAGACGCTGCGGGAGTTCGCCGGCACCACGAACCTGCCGGACGGGGTGACCGACCCGGCCGTCATCTACCGCTCCGTCGGCTGCGCCGCGTGCCGCCAGACCGGCTACAAGGGGCGCCTCGGCATCTACGAGATGCTGACGATGAGCGAGGACATCGAGCGCCTCACGGCCGCGTCGGCGCCGTCGTCGGAGATCCGCCGCCAGGCCCGCCGGGAGGGGATGCGGACGATGCGCGAGGACGGCGTCCTGAAGGTCCTCGCCGGCCAGACCACCCTGAACGAGCTGAGCCGCACCGTCGCCTGA
- a CDS encoding glycosyltransferase family 2 protein: MGRLRDAIELARLARWLTPSAAAVLRAPRTPAGGDAGDPVTRAGAEVAAALAPSPLTDPTAPTGTGERLGDALLRHGLLAPDDLDRALAAHRTSGERIGRVLLSMGLVRRQDLHRVLGEMWGIGFCDLTRTEIDEPLLRCFSPARMAAEGWLPVDRRGRVVWVATAEPPDARVHEALRDELGHAVEVVFLATTEWDVNAVLRRVFAESLAHEAANALYESDPLASARHPLTGGQRATIAGVLAGLATAALLWPVLTAIVLCCAANLGFLVAVGFKLVTAVAGWSTVRRGGPVAAARIPDDELPIYTVLVPVFGEANIVGGLVGHLRALDYPQEKLEILLLMEEEDTATIEAARAADPPDTVKFVIVPAGRPQTKPRACNMGLVFSHGEFLVIYDAEDRPEPGQLREAVAAFRAAGDDLVCVQARLNYFNAKENLLTRMFTLEYSWWFDYMLPGLDRLRLPIPLGGTSNHFRTAVLRHLGGWDAWNVTEDADLGLRAAAEGYRVGVIPSTTYEEACGRYWPWIRQRTRWIKGYMQTGLVHTRRPIRTARAAGVRGVVGLVLLILGTPLTFLVAPLMWLVTLIWATHLIGAPEVPDLLPGPMEVVGAVNLVVGNALMVALNAMAVGRRRIHHLLPYALLNPLYWCLHSIAAWRALYQLVRNPFHWEKTPHGLTTEEAVLAVGGSAEQKALARA; this comes from the coding sequence GTGGGACGACTGCGCGACGCCATCGAACTGGCGCGGCTCGCCCGATGGCTGACCCCGTCGGCCGCCGCCGTGCTCCGCGCGCCCCGGACCCCCGCGGGCGGCGACGCCGGCGACCCCGTCACCCGCGCCGGGGCCGAGGTCGCGGCGGCGCTCGCGCCGTCCCCCCTCACCGATCCCACCGCCCCCACCGGGACGGGTGAGCGCCTCGGCGACGCGCTGCTCCGCCACGGCCTGCTCGCGCCCGACGACCTCGACCGCGCCCTCGCGGCGCACCGCACCAGCGGGGAGCGCATCGGCCGGGTGCTGCTCTCCATGGGGCTCGTGCGCCGCCAGGACCTGCACCGCGTGCTCGGGGAGATGTGGGGCATCGGGTTCTGCGACCTGACCCGCACCGAGATCGACGAGCCGCTGCTGCGGTGCTTCTCGCCCGCGCGGATGGCCGCGGAGGGCTGGCTCCCCGTCGACCGCCGGGGCCGCGTCGTCTGGGTCGCCACCGCCGAGCCACCCGACGCCCGGGTCCACGAGGCGCTGCGGGATGAGCTCGGCCACGCCGTCGAGGTGGTGTTCCTCGCGACGACCGAGTGGGACGTCAACGCCGTCCTGCGGCGGGTGTTCGCGGAGAGCCTCGCCCACGAGGCGGCGAACGCCCTCTACGAGAGCGACCCGCTCGCGTCGGCCCGCCACCCGCTCACCGGCGGCCAGCGGGCGACGATCGCCGGCGTCCTCGCGGGCCTCGCGACCGCGGCGCTCCTCTGGCCCGTCCTCACCGCCATCGTCCTGTGCTGCGCCGCGAACCTCGGCTTCCTGGTCGCGGTCGGCTTCAAGCTCGTCACGGCCGTCGCCGGGTGGAGCACCGTGCGCCGCGGCGGGCCGGTCGCGGCGGCCCGCATCCCCGACGACGAGCTGCCGATCTACACGGTGCTGGTGCCGGTCTTCGGGGAGGCCAACATCGTCGGCGGCCTCGTCGGCCACCTCCGCGCCCTCGACTACCCGCAGGAGAAGCTCGAGATCCTGCTCCTGATGGAGGAGGAGGACACCGCCACCATCGAGGCGGCGCGCGCCGCCGACCCCCCGGACACCGTGAAGTTCGTGATCGTCCCGGCGGGGCGTCCCCAGACGAAGCCGCGCGCCTGCAACATGGGCCTCGTCTTCAGCCACGGCGAGTTCCTCGTCATCTACGACGCCGAGGACCGCCCGGAGCCGGGCCAGCTGCGCGAGGCGGTCGCGGCGTTCCGCGCCGCGGGCGACGACCTCGTGTGCGTCCAGGCGCGCCTGAACTACTTCAACGCCAAGGAGAACCTCCTCACGCGGATGTTCACCCTGGAGTACTCGTGGTGGTTCGACTACATGCTCCCCGGCCTCGACCGGCTGCGGCTGCCGATCCCCCTCGGCGGCACCTCCAACCACTTCCGCACCGCGGTGCTGCGGCACCTCGGCGGCTGGGACGCGTGGAACGTCACCGAGGACGCCGACCTCGGCCTGCGCGCCGCGGCCGAGGGGTACCGCGTCGGGGTCATCCCCTCCACCACGTACGAGGAGGCCTGCGGCCGCTACTGGCCGTGGATCCGCCAGCGCACCCGGTGGATCAAGGGCTACATGCAGACCGGCCTCGTCCACACGCGACGGCCGATCCGCACGGCGCGCGCCGCCGGCGTGCGCGGCGTCGTCGGGCTGGTGCTGCTGATCCTCGGCACGCCGCTGACGTTCCTCGTCGCGCCCCTCATGTGGCTCGTGACGTTGATCTGGGCGACGCACCTCATCGGCGCCCCCGAGGTCCCCGACCTGCTGCCCGGCCCGATGGAGGTCGTCGGCGCGGTCAACCTCGTCGTCGGCAACGCCCTGATGGTGGCGTTGAACGCGATGGCCGTCGGCCGCCGCCGGATCCACCACCTGCTGCCGTACGCGCTGCTGAACCCGCTCTACTGGTGCCTCCACTCCATCGCCGCGTGGCGGGCGCTCTACCAGCTGGTCCGCAACCCCTTCCACTGGGAGAAGACCCCGCACGGGCTGACGACCGAGGAGGCCGTCCTCGCCGTCGGGGGGAGCGCCGAGCAGAAGGCCCTCGCCCGGGCCTGA
- a CDS encoding class I SAM-dependent methyltransferase: MSEGRGGFTPPAKPEAIDLFAGLAGPAYSRRAALLSMGQEPRWHRILVQRLPVGPDDHVLDVATGTGAVAERLVLAHRCRVTGIDQSPHMLAAASLRLQEAGIAQRVTLLEGEAEHLPFDDATFDGLTVTYLLRYVDDPLATLRELVRVMRPGAPFASLEFGVPPRALPRAAWRLYTGAVLPAGGAVVGGRRWWHVGRFLHRSIPDLYARHPLPALLDMHREAGLAELRVRRPSFGGAVIIHGVRPA; this comes from the coding sequence CTGAGCGAGGGCCGCGGGGGGTTCACGCCTCCCGCCAAGCCCGAGGCGATCGACCTCTTCGCGGGCCTCGCCGGCCCGGCCTACTCCCGCCGCGCGGCGCTCCTGTCGATGGGGCAGGAGCCGCGCTGGCACCGGATCCTGGTGCAGCGGCTCCCGGTGGGTCCCGACGACCACGTCCTCGACGTCGCGACCGGCACCGGCGCCGTCGCCGAGCGGCTGGTGCTGGCGCACCGGTGCCGGGTGACGGGCATCGACCAGAGCCCCCACATGCTCGCCGCCGCGAGCCTGCGCCTGCAGGAGGCCGGCATCGCCCAGCGGGTGACGCTGTTGGAGGGCGAGGCGGAGCACCTCCCGTTCGACGACGCGACGTTCGACGGCCTGACGGTCACGTACCTGCTGCGGTACGTCGACGACCCCCTCGCGACGCTGCGCGAGCTGGTCCGCGTGATGCGTCCCGGCGCCCCGTTCGCGAGCCTCGAGTTCGGCGTGCCGCCGCGGGCGCTGCCCCGGGCGGCGTGGCGCCTCTACACGGGCGCGGTCCTGCCCGCCGGCGGCGCCGTGGTGGGCGGCCGCCGCTGGTGGCACGTCGGGCGGTTCCTCCACCGCTCGATCCCCGACCTCTACGCCCGCCACCCCCTGCCCGCGCTGCTCGACATGCACCGCGAGGCGGGGCTCGCGGAGCTGCGCGTGCGCCGTCCCTCGTTCGGCGGCGCCGTGATCATCCACGGGGTCCGCCCCGCCTGA
- a CDS encoding tetratricopeptide repeat protein, translating to MDVTEATFDVDVIERSRELPVVVDFWAAWCGPCRQLAPVIEAAVERRAGAVLLAEVDIDANPGLAQTYRVMSIPYVKGFRDGAPVAEFVGMQPAPAVEAFLDRLVPSAVERLIAAGDEASLREAVETEPANVAARTALARLLLADDRAAEVAPLLEPVAFDQGAAALLSRVRLTGLDQPDIAAGMAALGRGDYEQGLTHLLDAVRVAGPDLRDDLRSAMLGVFAELGEHHPLSVRFRRRLAQALY from the coding sequence GTGGATGTGACCGAGGCGACGTTCGACGTCGATGTGATCGAGCGCTCACGCGAGCTGCCGGTCGTCGTCGACTTCTGGGCCGCGTGGTGCGGGCCGTGCCGCCAGCTGGCGCCGGTGATCGAGGCCGCCGTGGAGCGCCGCGCCGGGGCCGTCCTGCTCGCGGAGGTCGACATCGACGCGAACCCCGGTCTCGCGCAGACCTACCGGGTCATGAGCATCCCCTACGTCAAGGGCTTCCGCGACGGCGCCCCCGTCGCGGAGTTCGTCGGGATGCAGCCCGCCCCCGCCGTCGAGGCGTTCCTCGACCGCCTCGTCCCGTCGGCCGTCGAGCGGCTCATCGCCGCGGGCGACGAGGCGTCGCTGCGCGAGGCCGTCGAGACTGAGCCGGCGAACGTCGCGGCGCGCACCGCCCTGGCGCGGCTCCTGCTCGCCGACGACCGCGCCGCGGAGGTCGCCCCGCTGCTCGAGCCCGTCGCATTCGACCAGGGCGCCGCGGCGCTGCTGTCCCGGGTGCGGCTCACCGGCCTCGACCAGCCCGACATCGCGGCCGGCATGGCCGCCCTCGGCCGGGGGGACTACGAGCAGGGCCTCACCCACCTGCTCGACGCCGTCCGCGTCGCCGGCCCGGACCTGCGCGACGACCTCCGCAGCGCCATGCTCGGCGTCTTCGCGGAGCTCGGCGAGCACCACCCGCTGTCGGTGCGCTTCCGGCGCCGCCTGGCGCAGGCCCTCTACTGA
- a CDS encoding AraC family transcriptional regulator, translated as MDGRVTWPAPDPLGEALHFLRMDGAFYCRSELTDPWGLTLPAMPGYLWFHVVTAGRALLEVAGAPAAWLGPGDVALVPQGDGHALRSADGVPAPVVTDLDLERPSDRYEVLRHGGGGAPTLLICGAVRFDHPIADNLTGILPRTVHVAAADGPRAARMGGVLDLIAAEAADFRPGGEAVITRLADVLVIQAIRTWIETAPAARTGWLGALQDRQIGRALALIHREPARPWTVASLADRLAMSRSAFAARFTALVDEPAMQYVARWRMQLARDALATEAVTVAELADRLGYRSEAAFARAFKRVVGVPPGTVRRDGRARAPRVASITGAPVRVRRPAPDP; from the coding sequence ATGGACGGCCGCGTGACCTGGCCGGCGCCCGACCCGCTGGGCGAGGCCCTGCACTTCCTGCGGATGGACGGCGCGTTCTACTGCCGCTCCGAGCTGACCGACCCGTGGGGACTGACCCTGCCGGCGATGCCGGGGTACCTGTGGTTCCACGTCGTCACGGCCGGCAGGGCGCTGCTGGAGGTCGCGGGCGCTCCCGCCGCGTGGCTCGGCCCCGGCGACGTCGCGCTCGTGCCCCAGGGCGACGGCCACGCGCTGCGCAGCGCCGACGGCGTCCCCGCCCCGGTCGTCACCGACCTCGACCTGGAGCGGCCGAGCGACCGCTACGAGGTCCTCCGCCACGGCGGCGGCGGCGCCCCGACCCTCCTGATCTGCGGCGCCGTGCGGTTCGACCACCCGATCGCCGACAACCTCACGGGGATCCTGCCGCGGACCGTGCACGTGGCGGCGGCGGACGGGCCGCGGGCGGCGCGCATGGGCGGCGTGCTCGACCTGATCGCGGCGGAGGCCGCCGACTTCCGGCCCGGCGGCGAGGCGGTCATCACCCGGCTCGCCGACGTGCTCGTCATCCAGGCGATCCGCACGTGGATCGAGACGGCCCCCGCCGCGCGGACGGGGTGGCTGGGTGCGCTGCAGGACCGCCAGATCGGTCGGGCCCTCGCGCTCATCCACCGGGAGCCCGCGCGGCCGTGGACGGTCGCGTCGCTCGCGGACCGGCTCGCGATGTCGCGGTCGGCGTTCGCGGCGCGCTTCACCGCGCTCGTGGACGAGCCGGCGATGCAGTACGTGGCGCGGTGGCGCATGCAGCTCGCCCGGGACGCCCTCGCGACCGAGGCCGTGACGGTCGCCGAGCTCGCCGACCGGCTCGGCTACCGGTCGGAGGCGGCGTTCGCGCGGGCCTTCAAGCGCGTCGTCGGGGTCCCGCCGGGGACGGTGCGGCGCGACGGGCGGGCGCGCGCCCCGCGGGTCGCGTCGATCACCGGCGCACCCGTCCGGGTGCGCCGGCCCGCCCCCGACCCATGA
- the ettA gene encoding energy-dependent translational throttle protein EttA codes for MSDQYIFTMYRLRRTHPPDKVVLDNVSLSFMPGAKIGVLGGNGAGKSTLLRIMAQIDKDFSGDAVLAPGATVGLLPQEPDLDPTKDVRGNVEEGAAETVALLRRFEDIGARLGEMEPDEMEKALEEYGELQEQIDKLDAWDLDRKLDVAMDALRVPPGDQDVTTLSGGERRRVALCRLLLSQPDLLLLDEPTNHLDAESVAWLERHLEEYPGTVVAVTHDRYFLDNVAGWILELDRGRGIPWQGNYSSWLEQKRIRLEHEEKTESARQKALARELEWVRSSPKARQAKSKARIANYEKLVAEEGDRRQRTVEIRIPAPPRLGDLVLEAKNLTKGFGDRLLIDDLSFTVPPGAIVGVIGANGAGKTTLFRMISGQEQPDGGSIRLADAVQLAYVDQSRDDLDPTRTVWQEVSNDQDIIKLGGTDEMNSRQYVASFNFKGGDQQKPVGQLSGGERNRVHLAKLLAGGGNLLLLDEPTNDLDVDTLRALEEAIVAWSGCAMVTSHDRWFLDRVATHILAFEGDSQVTWFEGNFQEYEDHRRRTLGEEATRPHRITYRKLHAPG; via the coding sequence TTGTCCGACCAGTACATCTTCACCATGTACCGCCTGCGGCGGACGCACCCGCCGGACAAGGTGGTCCTCGACAACGTGTCGCTGTCGTTCATGCCGGGGGCGAAGATCGGCGTGCTCGGCGGCAACGGCGCCGGCAAGTCGACGCTGCTGCGGATCATGGCCCAGATCGACAAGGACTTCTCCGGTGACGCGGTGCTCGCCCCGGGGGCGACGGTCGGCCTGCTCCCCCAGGAGCCGGACCTCGACCCCACGAAGGACGTCCGCGGCAACGTCGAGGAGGGCGCCGCCGAGACGGTGGCGCTGCTGCGGCGCTTCGAGGACATCGGCGCGCGCCTGGGCGAGATGGAGCCCGACGAGATGGAGAAGGCGCTCGAGGAGTACGGAGAGCTGCAGGAGCAGATCGACAAGCTCGACGCGTGGGACCTCGACCGCAAGCTCGACGTCGCCATGGACGCCCTGCGGGTGCCGCCCGGCGACCAGGACGTGACGACCCTGTCGGGTGGCGAGCGGCGCCGGGTGGCGCTGTGCCGCCTGCTGCTCTCCCAGCCCGACCTGCTGCTCCTCGACGAGCCCACCAACCACCTCGACGCGGAGTCGGTGGCGTGGCTGGAGCGGCACCTCGAGGAGTACCCGGGGACCGTCGTCGCGGTCACCCACGACCGGTACTTCCTCGACAACGTCGCCGGCTGGATCCTCGAGCTGGACCGCGGCCGGGGCATCCCGTGGCAGGGCAACTACTCGTCGTGGCTCGAGCAGAAGCGCATCCGGCTGGAGCACGAGGAGAAGACGGAGTCGGCGCGCCAGAAGGCCCTCGCCCGCGAGCTGGAGTGGGTGCGCAGCTCCCCGAAGGCCCGCCAGGCGAAGAGCAAGGCCCGCATCGCGAACTACGAGAAGCTCGTGGCGGAGGAGGGCGACCGCCGCCAGCGCACCGTCGAGATCCGCATCCCCGCCCCGCCCCGCCTCGGCGACCTGGTGCTCGAGGCGAAGAACCTCACGAAGGGCTTCGGCGACCGCCTGCTGATCGACGACCTCTCCTTCACCGTCCCGCCCGGCGCGATCGTCGGGGTGATCGGGGCGAACGGCGCCGGCAAGACGACGCTGTTCCGCATGATCTCCGGTCAGGAGCAGCCCGACGGCGGCTCCATCCGCCTCGCCGACGCCGTCCAGCTCGCCTACGTCGACCAGTCGCGCGACGACCTCGACCCGACGCGGACGGTGTGGCAGGAGGTCTCGAACGACCAGGACATCATCAAGCTCGGCGGCACCGACGAGATGAACTCCCGGCAGTACGTCGCGTCGTTCAACTTCAAGGGCGGCGACCAGCAGAAGCCCGTCGGCCAGCTCTCCGGCGGTGAGCGCAACCGCGTCCACCTGGCGAAGCTCCTCGCCGGCGGCGGCAACCTGCTGCTCCTCGACGAGCCGACGAACGACCTCGACGTCGACACCCTCCGCGCGCTGGAGGAGGCCATCGTCGCGTGGTCCGGCTGCGCCATGGTCACCTCCCACGACCGGTGGTTCCTCGACCGCGTCGCGACCCACATCCTCGCCTTCGAGGGCGACAGCCAGGTGACGTGGTTCGAGGGCAACTTCCAGGAGTACGAGGACCACCGGCGCCGCACCCTCGGCGAGGAGGCCACCCGGCCCCACCGCATCACCTACCGGAAGCTGCACGCCCCCGGGTGA
- a CDS encoding MarR family transcriptional regulator has product MHSQFAVGLPIFRSDGQARLLSVLVLDEAGTWRSLSELGRLTDLAPSSVMREVDRLESAGLVETERVGNVRRVRADRGSRFHADLRGLLLKAYGPEPVLRAALSPVRGVRQAYLFGSWARRSRDPGDSAEEPHDLDLLVVGDPRPEDVYRACAEAEAQLHLAIDPVIVSEEQWSGAEETASMRGFLAAVRADAPIALLGDEPR; this is encoded by the coding sequence ATGCATAGTCAGTTCGCGGTCGGCCTGCCGATCTTCCGCTCCGACGGCCAGGCCCGCCTGCTCTCGGTCCTCGTCCTCGACGAGGCCGGGACGTGGCGTTCCCTCAGCGAGCTGGGGCGCCTCACCGACCTCGCCCCGTCGTCCGTGATGCGCGAGGTGGACCGCCTCGAGTCGGCGGGGCTCGTCGAGACCGAGCGGGTCGGCAACGTCCGGCGGGTCCGCGCCGACCGCGGATCCCGCTTCCACGCCGACCTGCGCGGCCTGCTGCTCAAGGCCTACGGCCCCGAGCCCGTCCTCCGCGCGGCATTGTCCCCCGTCCGGGGCGTCCGGCAGGCGTACCTGTTCGGGTCCTGGGCCCGGCGTTCGCGGGATCCCGGCGACTCCGCCGAGGAACCACACGACCTCGACCTGCTCGTCGTCGGCGATCCGCGACCCGAGGACGTCTACCGCGCCTGCGCCGAGGCGGAGGCGCAGCTCCATCTCGCCATCGACCCCGTCATCGTCAGCGAGGAGCAGTGGAGTGGCGCTGAGGAGACCGCGTCGATGCGCGGCTTCCTGGCCGCCGTCCGCGCCGACGCCCCGATCGCCCTCCTGGGTGACGAGCCGCGGTGA